A genomic segment from Manduca sexta isolate Smith_Timp_Sample1 chromosome 13, JHU_Msex_v1.0, whole genome shotgun sequence encodes:
- the LOC115452275 gene encoding NADH dehydrogenase [ubiquinone] 1 alpha subcomplex subunit 8-like: MVLTKEVDLPQFTTLTVPEINVSTATLMAAAPYLGKHCESVNNEFMLCRQELNDPRPCIELGKRVTACAMQVFKKIKKECKDEFNQYANCVDKSSGDYGFKDCRKTQAVFDTCMMEKLCMERPDFGYFCRGRIHKSPSAPPTPPPCPCHPKVPDATPSLPDCKPRYPARFGGRSYYMTE, from the coding sequence ATGGTGCTAACCAAAGAAGTGGATTTACCACAATTTACAACATTGACAGTACCAGAGATTAATGTGTCGACAGCAACATTAATGGCCGCAGCTCCTTACCTCGGAAAACATTGCGAAAGCGTCAACAATGAATTCATGCTGTGTCGTCAAGAGTTGAATGATCCACGTCCATGCATCGAACTCGGTAAACGAGTTACCGCATGTGCGATGCAAGTGTTTAAGAAGATCAAGAAAGAATGTAAGGATGAATTTAATCAATATGCTAACTGTGTTGACAAAAGTTCTGGAGATTATGGCTTTAAGGATTGCCGTAAAACTCAGGCTGTGTTTGATACATGCATGATGGAAAAACTATGCATGGAACGGCCCGATTTTGGGTATTTCTGTCGGGGGCGTATCCATAAGAGTCCCAGTGCACCACCGACACCGCCGCCATGCCCCTGTCACCCGAAGGTACCTGATGCGACTCCTTCCCTTCCAGATTGTAAACCGCGTTATCCTGCACGCTTTGGTGGTCGTTCTTATTATATgacagaataa